The following proteins are encoded in a genomic region of Immundisolibacter sp.:
- the hypF gene encoding carbamoyltransferase HypF, whose translation MAQPAAAGQRRLRIRVHGAVQGVGFRPQVYRLAVALGLAGSVRNARDGVQIEAQGTDAALEALLDGLRRLPPPVRVEGLQCEAVPATGDDRFVIAASQSGAGAALPLPDLAPCADCLAQLRDPADRRYGYPFISCTACGPRYSIIAAMPYDRERTAMAAFVPCAACAAEYADPTSRRFQHQANACPACGPQLTLCDAAGTALAQGGAALAAAAAVLRDGGIVALKGLGGFQLLTDARDAAAVARLRVRKHRPHKPLAVMFPDLAAVHAACRAGPAEQALLQSPAVPIVLLDARPGVLAANLAPDNPRLGAMLPSTPLHVLLLEALGFALVATSGNAAGEPLCADNAQALSRLAGIADAFLLHDRAILQPLDDSVVQLAAGRPQTLRLARGLAPLALAHAGRGSVLALGGHQKNALAVGGAGRIVLGPYLGDLDTALARQRLATATARLPAVAGGQPAWLACDLHPDYASSRWAAADPRPCQTVQHHHAHLAAVLAEHAIAGEVLGVAFDGAGLGEDGTLWGGEFLHGDSRQVRRVARWRPFPLPGGERAAREPRRSALGLLYAAYGPALGGVTLDLREPERRTLLQALACGLNTPLTGSVGRLFDAVAALLGLCQVMSFEGQAAQRLQAAAEQVPRQRPYPVELVRDGDGWLIDWRPMLAALLGQRAAGGPVAAIAARFHATLAAAVAGVAQRLRAGRVVLCGGCFQNRRLLADTRAALQEAGIAVWWPARLPPGDAALACGQAAVVLARGDRATPAAQPCPAGSDGAN comes from the coding sequence ATGGCGCAGCCGGCGGCCGCCGGCCAGCGCCGGCTGCGCATCCGCGTGCATGGCGCGGTGCAGGGGGTCGGGTTTCGCCCGCAGGTGTACCGGCTGGCGGTGGCGCTGGGCCTGGCCGGCAGCGTGCGCAACGCCCGCGACGGCGTGCAGATCGAGGCCCAGGGCACCGACGCCGCGCTCGAGGCGCTGCTGGACGGCCTGCGCCGCCTGCCGCCGCCGGTGCGGGTGGAGGGCCTGCAGTGCGAAGCCGTGCCGGCGACCGGCGACGACCGCTTCGTCATCGCCGCCAGCCAGAGCGGGGCGGGCGCCGCGCTGCCGCTGCCGGACCTGGCCCCGTGCGCCGATTGCCTGGCGCAGCTGCGCGATCCGGCCGACCGGCGTTACGGCTACCCCTTCATCAGCTGCACGGCTTGCGGCCCGCGCTACAGCATCATCGCCGCCATGCCGTACGACCGCGAACGCACGGCCATGGCGGCATTTGTGCCGTGCGCGGCCTGCGCCGCCGAGTACGCGGACCCAACCAGCCGGCGCTTCCAGCACCAGGCCAACGCCTGCCCGGCCTGTGGCCCGCAGCTGACCCTGTGCGACGCCGCCGGCACGGCCCTGGCGCAGGGCGGGGCGGCGCTCGCCGCCGCCGCGGCGGTGCTGCGGGACGGCGGCATCGTGGCCCTGAAGGGCCTGGGCGGATTTCAGCTGCTGACCGACGCCCGCGACGCGGCCGCCGTGGCGCGCCTGCGCGTCCGCAAGCACCGTCCGCACAAGCCGCTGGCGGTGATGTTCCCGGACCTGGCGGCGGTCCATGCGGCCTGCCGGGCAGGGCCGGCCGAACAGGCCTTGCTGCAATCGCCGGCGGTGCCCATCGTGCTGCTGGATGCCCGGCCCGGCGTGCTGGCCGCCAATCTGGCGCCGGACAATCCGCGCCTGGGCGCCATGCTGCCCAGCACGCCGCTGCACGTGCTGCTGCTGGAGGCGCTCGGCTTTGCGCTGGTTGCCACCAGCGGCAATGCCGCCGGCGAGCCGCTGTGCGCCGACAACGCGCAGGCGCTCTCGCGCCTGGCCGGCATCGCCGATGCGTTCCTGCTGCACGACCGCGCCATCCTGCAGCCGCTGGACGACTCGGTCGTGCAGCTGGCGGCGGGGCGGCCGCAGACCCTGCGCCTGGCGCGCGGGCTGGCACCGCTGGCCCTTGCGCATGCCGGGCGCGGCAGCGTGCTGGCGCTGGGCGGTCACCAGAAAAACGCGCTGGCGGTTGGTGGGGCCGGGCGCATCGTGCTTGGCCCGTACCTGGGCGATCTGGACACCGCCCTGGCGCGGCAGCGCTTGGCCACCGCCACCGCGCGGTTGCCGGCCGTGGCGGGCGGGCAGCCGGCGTGGCTGGCTTGCGACCTGCATCCGGACTACGCCAGCAGCCGCTGGGCGGCGGCCGATCCGCGGCCGTGCCAGACGGTGCAGCACCACCACGCGCACCTGGCCGCGGTACTGGCCGAGCACGCGATCGCCGGCGAGGTGCTGGGCGTGGCCTTCGACGGCGCCGGCCTGGGCGAAGACGGCACCCTGTGGGGCGGCGAATTTCTTCACGGCGACAGCCGGCAGGTGCGGCGCGTCGCCCGCTGGCGGCCGTTCCCGCTGCCGGGCGGCGAGCGGGCGGCGCGCGAGCCCCGACGCAGCGCGCTCGGCTTGCTGTACGCCGCCTACGGCCCCGCGCTCGGCGGCGTGACGCTGGACCTGCGCGAACCCGAGCGGCGCACCCTGCTGCAGGCGCTCGCATGCGGCCTGAACACGCCGCTGACCGGCAGCGTCGGACGGCTGTTCGATGCCGTGGCGGCGCTGCTGGGCCTGTGCCAGGTGATGAGCTTCGAGGGCCAGGCGGCGCAGCGGCTGCAGGCCGCGGCCGAGCAGGTGCCCCGCCAGAGGCCGTATCCTGTTGAGCTTGTGCGCGACGGCGACGGCTGGCTGATCGACTGGCGCCCCATGCTGGCGGCCCTGCTTGGCCAGCGCGCCGCCGGCGGGCCGGTGGCGGCGATCGCGGCGCGCTTTCACGCCACCTTGGCGGCGGCCGTGGCCGGCGTGGCGCAGCGCCTGCGCGCCGGGCGGGTGGTGCTGTGCGGCGGCTGCTTCCAGAACCGGCGGCTGCTCGCCGATACCCGCGCCGCCCTGCAAGAGGCCGGCATCGCCGTGTGGTGGCCGGCGCGTCTGCCGCCGGGCGACGCTGCGCTGGCGTGCGGTCAGGCGGCGGTCGTGTTGGCGCGCGGCGACCGGGCAACACCGGCGGCGCAACCATGCCCAGCGGGCAGCGACGGAGCGAACTGA
- a CDS encoding HypC/HybG/HupF family hydrogenase formation chaperone: MCLAIAGQVLELTDGGGLFARGRVDFGGAVREVSLICTPEVAVGDWVLVHAGLAIARIDAEAADRARRELARLAAAL, from the coding sequence ATGTGTCTGGCCATTGCGGGGCAGGTGCTCGAGCTAACCGACGGCGGCGGCCTGTTTGCCCGCGGCCGGGTGGACTTCGGCGGCGCGGTGCGCGAGGTGTCGCTGATCTGCACGCCCGAGGTGGCGGTCGGCGACTGGGTGCTGGTGCACGCCGGGCTGGCCATTGCCCGCATCGACGCCGAGGCCGCCGACCGGGCGCGCCGGGAGTTGGCCCGGCTGGCGGCGGCTCTGTGA
- a CDS encoding chloride channel protein, translating to MFSRVLQGAWTRHDWWSPGRWRRRLAYWGGAILVGLAAVAFAWACDAAFDLFERLRAQHRAWPLLVTPLTFVALVWVTQGRLAATRGSGIPQVKAALSTGDGAWRAGLLSLRVALAKMGLTVLAMGGGASVGREGPTVHVGASLLFVVGRRFGFTDQVNGRHLVLAGAAAGIAAAFNAPLAGVVFAIEEMAGAFEERMSGVLLTAVIVAGVTAIGLHGDYAYFGQVEAGLPLGQAWLAVLVIGLVCGFGGGLFARLILLQPLPWLLRLPRLGGLSRARGELLLAAACGLAVAALTLLGGYDLHGTGYQQAHAIVQGQAGQDSGGLYALLKFAANVLSYWAGVPGGIFSPALAVGAGLGQGLAPWLPGAPLAAVALLGMAGYLAGVTQAPLTAAVIALELTANQSLVIPIMATCLLARGASTLVCRKPVYGAIAERLLAGHQSAAAARGS from the coding sequence GTGTTTTCGCGTGTCCTGCAGGGAGCTTGGACCCGCCACGACTGGTGGTCGCCGGGCCGTTGGCGCCGCCGCCTGGCGTACTGGGGCGGCGCCATCCTGGTCGGGCTGGCGGCGGTGGCCTTCGCCTGGGCATGCGATGCCGCGTTCGATCTGTTCGAGCGCCTGCGCGCCCAGCACCGCGCCTGGCCGCTGCTGGTGACGCCACTCACCTTCGTGGCGCTGGTTTGGGTGACGCAGGGCCGGCTGGCGGCCACCCGCGGCTCCGGCATTCCCCAGGTCAAGGCGGCGCTTTCCACCGGCGATGGCGCCTGGCGCGCCGGGCTGCTGTCGCTGCGCGTGGCGCTGGCCAAGATGGGGCTGACGGTGCTGGCGATGGGCGGCGGCGCCTCGGTGGGCCGCGAGGGGCCCACCGTGCACGTGGGCGCGAGCTTGTTGTTCGTGGTCGGCCGGCGGTTCGGGTTTACCGATCAGGTGAACGGCCGGCACCTGGTGCTGGCCGGAGCCGCCGCCGGCATCGCCGCCGCCTTCAACGCGCCGTTGGCCGGCGTGGTGTTCGCCATCGAGGAGATGGCCGGCGCCTTCGAGGAACGCATGAGCGGCGTGCTGCTGACGGCGGTGATCGTCGCCGGCGTGACCGCCATCGGCCTGCACGGCGACTACGCCTATTTCGGCCAAGTCGAGGCCGGCTTGCCTCTGGGCCAGGCCTGGCTGGCGGTGCTGGTGATCGGCCTGGTGTGTGGCTTCGGCGGCGGGCTGTTTGCCCGGCTGATCCTGCTGCAGCCGCTGCCGTGGCTGCTGCGCCTGCCGCGTTTGGGCGGCCTGTCCCGGGCGCGCGGCGAGCTGCTGCTGGCCGCCGCCTGTGGCCTGGCGGTGGCGGCCTTGACCCTGCTCGGTGGCTACGATCTGCACGGCACCGGTTACCAGCAGGCGCACGCCATCGTGCAGGGACAGGCCGGGCAGGACTCCGGAGGGCTGTACGCGCTGCTGAAGTTCGCCGCCAACGTGTTGTCGTACTGGGCCGGCGTGCCCGGCGGCATCTTCTCGCCGGCGCTGGCGGTGGGCGCCGGCCTCGGCCAGGGGCTGGCGCCGTGGCTGCCGGGCGCCCCGCTGGCGGCGGTGGCGCTGCTTGGCATGGCCGGCTACCTGGCCGGGGTGACGCAAGCGCCGCTGACCGCCGCGGTGATCGCCCTGGAGCTGACCGCCAACCAAAGCCTGGTGATCCCGATCATGGCCACCTGCCTGCTGGCGCGCGGCGCCTCCACGCTGGTGTGCCGAAAGCCGGTGTACGGGGCCATCGCCGAGCGCCTGCTGGCCGGGCATCAGAGCGCCGCCGCGGCGCGCGGGTCATGA
- the hypD gene encoding hydrogenase formation protein HypD, protein MSSAEYRDPVTVRRLLDAIAGTVSRPWTLMEICGGQTHAILRAGIDRLLPPAVTLVHGPGCPVCVTPVGVIDQAIALAGRPEVTLCSFGDMLRVPGSCGDLLAARAAGGDVRVVYSPLDAVALAGREPKRQVVFLAVGFETTAPAAAAAVRQAQALDLPNFSLLCAQVRVAPAMAAILAAPDCRIQGFLAAGHVCAVMGLAEYAPLVARFGVPIVVAGFEPVDILTGVLHCLRQLEGGRARLENAYARAVSAQGNPAAQALVGEVFECVARDWRGLGELPESGLGLRAGYADFDAARRFGLAQTPAPDPGECLAGEVLQGRLRPDRCPAFGSRCTPQRPLGAPMVSSEGACAAYYRYRGPVA, encoded by the coding sequence ATGAGCAGCGCCGAGTACCGCGACCCGGTCACCGTGCGCCGGCTGCTGGATGCCATCGCCGGCACCGTCAGCCGGCCGTGGACGCTGATGGAAATCTGCGGCGGGCAGACGCACGCCATCCTGCGCGCCGGCATCGACCGCCTGCTGCCGCCGGCGGTGACGCTGGTGCACGGCCCCGGCTGCCCGGTGTGCGTGACGCCGGTTGGTGTCATCGACCAGGCGATCGCGCTGGCCGGCCGACCCGAGGTGACGCTGTGTTCCTTCGGCGACATGCTGCGCGTGCCAGGCAGCTGCGGCGATCTGCTGGCGGCGCGGGCCGCCGGCGGCGACGTGCGGGTCGTTTACTCGCCGCTCGACGCGGTTGCCCTGGCCGGCCGCGAGCCGAAGCGGCAGGTGGTGTTCTTGGCGGTCGGTTTCGAGACCACGGCGCCGGCCGCCGCCGCCGCGGTGCGCCAGGCCCAGGCGCTGGATCTGCCCAATTTCAGCCTGCTGTGCGCGCAGGTGCGGGTGGCGCCGGCGATGGCCGCCATCCTGGCCGCGCCGGACTGCCGCATCCAGGGCTTTCTGGCCGCAGGTCACGTCTGCGCGGTGATGGGGTTGGCCGAATACGCGCCGCTGGTTGCGCGTTTCGGGGTGCCGATCGTGGTCGCCGGCTTCGAGCCGGTGGATATCCTGACCGGCGTGCTGCACTGCCTGCGCCAGCTCGAGGGCGGTCGGGCGCGGCTGGAAAACGCCTACGCACGCGCCGTCAGCGCGCAAGGCAACCCGGCCGCGCAGGCGCTGGTCGGCGAGGTGTTCGAGTGCGTGGCGCGCGACTGGCGCGGCTTGGGCGAGCTTCCCGAAAGCGGCCTTGGCCTGCGGGCGGGCTATGCCGATTTCGACGCCGCGCGGCGTTTCGGGCTGGCCCAGACCCCGGCGCCGGACCCCGGCGAATGCCTGGCCGGCGAGGTGCTGCAAGGCCGCCTGCGCCCGGACCGCTGCCCGGCCTTTGGCAGCCGCTGCACGCCGCAACGGCCGCTTGGCGCGCCGATGGTGTCGTCCGAGGGCGCCTGCGCGGCGTATTACCGCTACCGCGGCCCGGTCGCCTGA
- the hypE gene encoding hydrogenase expression/formation protein HypE produces MDGACPLPLDEYPVVLLAHGGGGRLMQRLLDGLILPTLDVRAGQSLHDAARLDELLTDAAGRLAFTTDSYVVRPLFFPGGDIGTLAVCGTVNDLAMAGAQARALSVSLILEEGLPMQTLWQVLRSLRQSAAAAGVRIVTGDTKVVERGRADGVYINTAGIGAVPAGVSIHPGRVRAGDAVLLSGDIGRHGIAVLAQREGLQFETTIESDCQPLWPAVAALLDAGLDLHCLRDPTRGGLASALVEIARQAGVDVLLDEAALPVTPPVATACELLGFDPLHVACEGRLVAFVPAPQAQAALDLLRSAPGGEQAARIGAVRGPGGQVTLRSRYGIDRPLDMPAGELLPRIC; encoded by the coding sequence ATGGACGGCGCCTGCCCGCTGCCGCTGGACGAGTATCCGGTCGTGCTGCTCGCCCACGGCGGCGGCGGGCGGCTGATGCAGCGACTGCTGGACGGTCTGATCCTGCCGACGCTGGATGTGCGCGCCGGGCAGTCGCTGCACGATGCGGCGCGTCTGGACGAGCTGCTGACGGATGCTGCCGGCCGACTGGCCTTCACCACCGACAGCTATGTGGTGCGGCCGTTGTTTTTCCCGGGCGGCGACATCGGGACACTGGCCGTGTGCGGCACGGTCAACGACCTGGCGATGGCCGGCGCGCAGGCGCGGGCGCTGTCGGTGTCGCTGATCCTGGAAGAAGGCCTGCCGATGCAGACCCTATGGCAGGTGCTGCGCTCGCTGCGGCAGAGCGCCGCGGCGGCCGGCGTGCGCATCGTCACCGGCGACACCAAGGTGGTGGAGCGCGGCCGGGCGGACGGCGTGTACATCAACACCGCCGGCATCGGCGCGGTGCCGGCCGGGGTGAGCATTCATCCGGGCCGGGTACGCGCCGGCGACGCGGTGCTGCTCAGCGGCGACATCGGCCGGCACGGCATCGCCGTGCTGGCACAGCGCGAGGGCTTGCAGTTCGAGACCACCATCGAGTCCGACTGCCAGCCGCTGTGGCCGGCGGTGGCCGCCTTGCTCGACGCCGGCCTGGACCTGCACTGCCTGCGCGACCCGACCCGCGGCGGCCTGGCCAGCGCGCTGGTCGAGATTGCCCGCCAGGCCGGGGTCGACGTCCTGCTCGACGAGGCGGCACTGCCGGTGACGCCCCCGGTGGCGACGGCCTGCGAGCTGCTCGGCTTCGACCCGCTGCACGTGGCCTGCGAGGGCCGGCTGGTGGCCTTCGTGCCGGCCCCGCAGGCGCAGGCCGCGCTCGACCTGCTGCGCAGCGCGCCGGGCGGCGAACAGGCAGCACGAATCGGCGCGGTGCGCGGCCCCGGCGGGCAGGTGACCCTGCGCAGCCGCTACGGCATCGACCGACCGCTGGACATGCCGGCCGGGGAACTGCTGCCGCGCATTTGCTGA
- the purE gene encoding 5-(carboxyamino)imidazole ribonucleotide mutase produces MQQEHGAAPRVGVIMGSRSDWDTLSHASDTLTALGIAHECRVVSAHRTPDLLFEYAAEAAGRGLQVIIAGAGGAAHLPGMTAAKTRLPVLGVPVQSRALQGVDSLLSIVQMPRGIPVGTLAIGEAGAVNAALLAAAILALHDEDLAARLDDYRARQTAAVLADSLEP; encoded by the coding sequence ATGCAGCAGGAACACGGCGCGGCGCCGCGGGTCGGCGTCATCATGGGGTCGCGCAGCGACTGGGACACGCTGAGCCATGCCAGCGACACGCTGACGGCGCTGGGCATCGCCCACGAGTGCCGGGTGGTGTCCGCCCACCGCACGCCGGATTTGCTGTTCGAGTACGCCGCCGAGGCGGCCGGGCGCGGCCTGCAGGTGATCATCGCCGGTGCCGGCGGGGCGGCCCATCTGCCGGGCATGACCGCCGCCAAGACGCGCCTGCCGGTGCTGGGCGTGCCGGTGCAGTCGCGCGCCTTGCAGGGTGTCGATTCGCTGCTGTCGATCGTGCAGATGCCGCGCGGTATTCCGGTCGGCACGCTGGCCATCGGCGAGGCTGGTGCGGTCAACGCGGCCTTGCTCGCGGCGGCCATCCTGGCTTTGCACGACGAGGACCTGGCGGCGCGCCTGGATGATTACCGCGCCCGCCAGACGGCGGCGGTGCTGGCCGACTCCCTGGAGCCGTGA
- a CDS encoding 5-(carboxyamino)imidazole ribonucleotide synthase: MLLPGATIGVLGGGQLGRMLAMEARRMGYRVRALDPDPDACAAPFAELSCAPLDDVDAALALAAHCEVLTIETEHVPAAVLAQIETLRPVHPNAALLATVQDRLRQREFLTRHRLPQTAYARVDDAPSLQQALTAVGRPAVLKTRTEGYDGKGQARIGTSDDPAAAWAALGQRPAVLEAWVAYEREISVILARGHDGDIACYPVAENEHRHHVLHITRAPARVAPAVAARARELGAAVADALGHVGVMAVEMFLLPDGELLINEIAPRTHNSGHYTLGGCVTSQFEQHLRAICGLPLGDPAQPRPALMLNLLGDLWADDAPPLAHILAHPGARLHLYGKAPRPGRKLGHVLVLGDDLDAAQAWADSIVG; encoded by the coding sequence ATGCTGCTGCCGGGCGCCACCATCGGCGTGCTGGGCGGCGGCCAGCTTGGCCGCATGCTGGCCATGGAAGCGCGCCGCATGGGCTATCGGGTGCGCGCGCTGGACCCCGATCCTGACGCCTGCGCGGCGCCGTTTGCCGAGCTGAGCTGCGCGCCGCTGGACGACGTGGATGCGGCACTCGCGCTGGCCGCCCACTGCGAGGTGCTGACCATCGAGACCGAACACGTGCCGGCGGCGGTGCTGGCGCAGATCGAAACCCTGCGTCCGGTGCATCCGAACGCCGCATTGCTGGCCACGGTGCAGGACCGCCTGCGCCAGCGCGAGTTCCTGACCCGCCACCGCCTGCCGCAGACTGCCTATGCGCGGGTGGACGATGCGCCGTCCCTGCAGCAGGCGCTGACTGCTGTCGGCCGGCCGGCGGTGCTCAAGACGCGCACCGAGGGTTACGACGGCAAGGGCCAGGCGCGCATCGGCACGAGCGACGATCCGGCCGCGGCCTGGGCGGCGCTCGGCCAGCGGCCGGCGGTGCTGGAGGCATGGGTCGCTTACGAGCGGGAAATCTCGGTCATCCTGGCGCGCGGCCACGACGGCGACATCGCCTGCTATCCGGTGGCCGAGAACGAGCACCGCCACCACGTGCTGCACATCACGCGCGCCCCGGCGCGGGTGGCGCCGGCGGTGGCAGCGCGGGCCCGGGAGCTGGGCGCCGCGGTGGCGGACGCGCTCGGTCACGTGGGCGTGATGGCGGTGGAGATGTTCCTGTTGCCGGACGGCGAGCTGCTGATCAACGAGATCGCCCCGCGCACGCACAACTCCGGCCACTACACCCTGGGTGGCTGCGTCACCTCGCAGTTCGAGCAGCACCTGCGGGCCATCTGCGGCCTGCCGCTGGGCGATCCGGCCCAGCCGCGCCCGGCGCTGATGCTGAATCTGCTGGGCGATCTGTGGGCCGACGATGCGCCGCCGCTGGCGCACATCCTGGCCCACCCGGGTGCGCGACTGCATCTGTACGGCAAGGCGCCGCGGCCGGGTCGCAAGCTCGGCCATGTGCTGGTGCTGGGGGACGATCTGGACGCCGCGCAGGCCTGGGCCGACAGCATCGTCGGCTGA
- a CDS encoding patatin-like phospholipase family protein, whose translation MAAPRIGLALGSGAARGWAHIGVLKALTAAGIDVAVVCGSSIGAVVGAAYAAGRLAEIEAFARSLTWRAILGQLDLRPAGGGLVAGGRISRTLIELIGHAAIETLDLRYGAVATELGSGREVWLREGDLAVAIRASMALPGVLAPVELDGQWLLDGGLVNPVPVSLCRAMGAELVLAVNLNGGIAGRRRTQPMTDVVPIDDGTDSRSLGALLRGGASTLLAQLLRQDRQQPGYFDVLVGAVNIMQDQITRTRLAGDPPDILVQPRLALIGVMEFNRAAETIAAGEAAMQALLPALLGLLGEAQ comes from the coding sequence GTGGCAGCACCGCGCATAGGACTTGCGCTCGGCAGTGGCGCCGCCCGCGGCTGGGCGCACATCGGCGTCCTGAAGGCCTTGACGGCGGCCGGCATCGATGTGGCGGTGGTGTGCGGCAGCTCCATCGGTGCCGTGGTCGGCGCCGCCTATGCCGCCGGCCGACTGGCTGAAATCGAAGCCTTCGCCCGCAGCCTGACCTGGCGCGCCATCCTCGGCCAGCTGGACCTGCGCCCGGCCGGTGGCGGCTTGGTTGCCGGCGGGCGCATCTCGCGCACCCTGATCGAGCTGATCGGTCACGCCGCCATCGAGACGCTCGACCTGCGCTACGGCGCCGTGGCGACCGAACTTGGCAGCGGGCGCGAGGTATGGCTGCGCGAGGGCGACCTTGCCGTCGCCATTCGCGCCTCGATGGCCCTGCCCGGCGTCCTGGCGCCGGTGGAACTCGACGGTCAGTGGCTGCTCGACGGCGGCCTGGTCAATCCGGTACCGGTATCCCTATGCCGGGCCATGGGGGCGGAACTGGTGCTGGCGGTCAATCTGAACGGCGGCATCGCCGGACGGCGCAGGACACAGCCCATGACCGATGTGGTGCCCATCGACGATGGCACCGACAGCCGCAGCCTGGGTGCCCTGCTGCGCGGCGGCGCCAGCACGCTGCTGGCGCAATTGCTGCGACAGGATCGTCAGCAACCGGGCTACTTCGACGTGCTGGTCGGCGCCGTCAACATCATGCAGGACCAGATCACGCGCACCCGCCTGGCCGGCGACCCGCCCGACATCCTGGTACAGCCGCGTCTGGCCCTGATCGGCGTGATGGAATTCAACCGCGCCGCGGAGACCATCGCCGCCGGCGAGGCGGCCATGCAGGCGTTGCTGCCGGCACTGCTCGGACTGCTGGGCGAGGCTCAATGA